A window from Streptomyces sp. NBC_00271 encodes these proteins:
- a CDS encoding DUF4328 domain-containing protein, whose translation MSSTPMPVPGGTMVPPHGVARLRSPVGLGRAVAVLLGVVVAVDLFAIRAGVKVYDVTGTILDGGAGEALQRDADHADSVMAAAGVVQLASLAATVVFYLVWFYRTRINAEVFDPFGHELGRAWVGWGWFVPVVSLWFPRRIMLNTWDASRPAGSRTSHGLVNAWWAMWIITLVAGRAGFESYRKAETATELYVAAGDVLFADVTGVVAAVLAILVVLRLTRMQNEKALRGPVPPGEPVPAVVRDHR comes from the coding sequence ATGTCCAGTACGCCCATGCCCGTGCCCGGGGGCACGATGGTGCCCCCGCACGGGGTTGCCCGGCTGCGCTCGCCGGTGGGCCTCGGGCGAGCGGTCGCGGTGCTGCTCGGTGTGGTCGTCGCCGTGGATCTCTTCGCGATCCGGGCGGGCGTCAAGGTGTACGACGTCACGGGCACCATCCTGGACGGCGGGGCCGGCGAGGCCCTCCAGCGGGACGCGGACCACGCGGACTCGGTCATGGCCGCGGCCGGGGTCGTGCAGCTGGCCTCCCTGGCCGCCACGGTCGTCTTCTACCTCGTCTGGTTCTACCGGACGCGGATCAACGCCGAGGTGTTCGACCCGTTCGGGCATGAATTGGGGCGCGCCTGGGTGGGCTGGGGCTGGTTCGTGCCGGTGGTGAGCCTCTGGTTCCCGCGCCGGATCATGCTGAACACCTGGGACGCGAGCCGTCCCGCCGGCTCCCGCACCTCGCACGGGCTCGTCAACGCCTGGTGGGCGATGTGGATCATCACGCTGGTTGCCGGCCGGGCCGGGTTCGAGAGTTACCGCAAGGCCGAGACCGCCACAGAGCTCTACGTCGCCGCGGGCGACGTGTTGTTCGCGGACGTCACCGGCGTGGTGGCCGCCGTGCTCGCCATCCTCGTCGTCCTGCGCCTGACCCGGATGCAGAACGAGAAGGCCCTGCGCGGCCCGGTGCCGCCCGGAGAGCCGGTCCCGGCGGTCGTCCGGGACCACCGCTGA
- a CDS encoding beta-N-acetylhexosaminidase has protein sequence MSTGRRRRAPVQDGKRPVLIAVGVAVVTGAVVATVTLWPSGDAGAPTGASVDPGRTAAGSANRTGTAPPPSPTPTRTYPLSQTPRTIPAVREHTPARGPGWRPAAGARVVVGDAGLADEGKLLADELKMSYAGQTAAKDGDVELGLNTGGADPESYTLTVKNRRVTISAPGEAGVFYGTRTLKQEVHGGGTAPEGVVRDQPAKPRRGFMLDIARKPYSAAWIEDRIRELGDLKYNELGLHFSDDQGFRIQSDTHPEIVSKDHLSKTDVRDIVALAESRHIHVVPEIDSPGHLGAVIAAHPDLQLRSVAGTAPRGTVDISKPAAASIVDDLLGEYTGLFPRPYWHLGGDEYQALTVASPSTSYPQLAAAAKQAYGPGATVADLTTGWLNARAQVVRGHDRTARAWNDGFFRGGTVQADKDLEVAYWTGKELGARPPVEYLSAGRELINYNDEYLYYVLGEPQTFVYPTGQRIYEQWTPLVVRGTTPVPAKYDGQILGGSFAVWSDRANSQTQDQVAAGIRMPLRATIQKLWDPGRPALSWTDFKNLANRLG, from the coding sequence GTGAGCACGGGCAGGCGACGACGGGCGCCGGTGCAGGACGGGAAGCGACCGGTACTGATAGCGGTCGGCGTGGCGGTGGTGACGGGTGCCGTGGTGGCGACCGTCACGCTGTGGCCGTCCGGTGACGCCGGCGCGCCGACCGGGGCGAGCGTCGATCCCGGCCGGACGGCGGCCGGGTCGGCGAACCGGACCGGGACCGCGCCCCCACCGTCTCCCACGCCGACCCGGACCTACCCCCTCTCCCAGACCCCGCGCACCATCCCCGCCGTACGCGAGCACACCCCGGCGCGCGGCCCCGGCTGGCGTCCCGCGGCGGGCGCCCGCGTGGTCGTCGGCGACGCCGGCCTCGCCGACGAGGGAAAGCTGCTCGCCGACGAGCTGAAAATGTCGTACGCCGGACAGACGGCGGCCAAGGACGGTGACGTCGAACTCGGCCTGAACACCGGCGGCGCCGACCCGGAGTCGTACACCCTGACCGTCAAGAACCGCCGGGTCACCATCTCCGCGCCCGGCGAGGCGGGCGTCTTCTACGGCACCCGCACCCTCAAGCAGGAGGTGCACGGCGGCGGTACGGCGCCCGAGGGCGTCGTGCGCGACCAGCCCGCCAAGCCGCGCCGCGGGTTCATGCTCGACATCGCGCGCAAGCCCTACTCCGCGGCCTGGATAGAGGACCGGATCCGGGAACTGGGCGATCTGAAGTACAACGAGCTGGGGCTGCACTTCTCCGACGACCAGGGCTTCCGCATCCAGTCGGACACCCACCCGGAGATCGTGTCGAAGGACCACCTCAGCAAGACGGACGTTCGCGACATCGTCGCCCTCGCGGAGAGCCGCCACATCCATGTGGTCCCCGAGATCGACTCGCCGGGCCACCTCGGCGCCGTGATCGCCGCCCACCCCGACCTCCAGCTGCGCAGCGTCGCGGGAACCGCCCCGCGCGGCACCGTCGACATCTCCAAGCCCGCCGCGGCCTCCATCGTCGACGACCTGCTGGGCGAGTACACCGGTCTCTTCCCCCGCCCGTACTGGCACCTCGGCGGCGACGAGTACCAGGCCCTGACCGTGGCCAGCCCGTCGACCTCCTACCCTCAGCTCGCAGCCGCCGCCAAGCAGGCCTACGGCCCCGGCGCCACCGTCGCGGACCTCACCACCGGCTGGCTCAACGCCCGCGCCCAGGTGGTGCGCGGCCACGACCGGACCGCACGGGCCTGGAACGACGGGTTCTTCCGCGGCGGCACGGTCCAGGCGGACAAGGACCTGGAGGTCGCGTACTGGACGGGCAAGGAACTCGGCGCGCGCCCGCCCGTCGAGTACCTGAGCGCGGGCCGGGAACTCATCAACTACAACGACGAGTACCTCTACTACGTCCTCGGTGAGCCGCAGACCTTCGTCTACCCGACCGGGCAGCGCATCTACGAGCAGTGGACCCCGCTCGTCGTCCGCGGCACCACACCGGTCCCCGCCAAGTACGACGGCCAGATCCTCGGCGGGAGCTTCGCCGTCTGGTCCGACCGCGCGAACTCCCAGACCCAGGACCAGGTGGCGGCGGGGATCAGGATGCCGCTGCGCGCCACGATCCAGAAACTCTGGGACCCGGGCCGGCCGGCGCTGTCCTGGACGGACTTCAAGAATCTGGCGAACCGGCTGGGCTGA
- a CDS encoding 2-oxo-4-hydroxy-4-carboxy-5-ureidoimidazoline decarboxylase translates to MPSSPARLEPFNSAPADSVVRALLSCCRSLRWAHRLADHRPYPDLDAFLAAADEAAYDLTPADLTEALAGESLTLLPDGAYSAAHTALSAAHAAYESRFGHVFVICLDDFSPEESLDQVLAGIRSRLTNDPEEERLVTAEELRRLARGRLTRLLGDKGPWAVRNSPNVPD, encoded by the coding sequence GTGCCGTCGTCCCCGGCGCGCCTGGAGCCGTTCAACTCAGCGCCCGCCGACTCCGTCGTGCGCGCGCTCCTGAGTTGCTGCCGCAGCCTGCGCTGGGCCCACCGGCTGGCCGATCACCGGCCCTACCCGGACCTGGACGCCTTCCTCGCCGCGGCCGACGAGGCGGCCTACGACCTCACCCCGGCCGACCTGACCGAGGCCCTCGCGGGCGAGTCCCTCACACTGCTCCCGGACGGCGCCTACTCCGCCGCCCACACGGCCCTGAGCGCGGCCCACGCGGCCTACGAAAGCCGATTCGGGCACGTGTTCGTCATCTGTCTGGATGACTTCTCCCCAGAGGAATCACTGGATCAGGTGCTGGCCGGAATCCGATCACGATTGACAAACGATCCCGAAGAGGAGCGGCTCGTCACGGCGGAGGAGCTGCGCCGTCTGGCCAGGGGGCGCCTGACGCGCCTCCTCGGGGACAAGGGGCCCTGGGCCGTCCGGAATAGCCCGAACGTGCCTGATTGA